One Mastacembelus armatus chromosome 10, fMasArm1.2, whole genome shotgun sequence DNA window includes the following coding sequences:
- the and4 gene encoding actinodin4, producing the protein MISTLWLVGALCYLMLLPGLLEAKSLLSAIKQEEMVPVSDVSIDSEKANSFLTHSRPKRNLDPRWYRANPDFQAYYRYYSSIGHTEGLYEIDKLRMLYQQMRYLEQTYGPNASYFQSKLGVPMIMCDPATDKKCKVAPPPPPPPPPPPPMKGVPKPPEPQVTPPPLPAAPSISQADVLYLCNKKDPLCKPHIVYMPTGAVPVLCDPRYHPHCTPQKATPAPIAVPQPPPPPPKKSALPPPPPVLVKKSPPAPIRIFKGMEYDCDPYWDPDCLIDHPPRPVKGKIVVPPPPPPPPVEEEEDPVEEPAPPAPIEKKVSLYPYPYHYLMPYDPRDDLYDPVRFQYPQPGVDAADEPAKESQ; encoded by the exons ATGATTTCGACATTATGGTTGGTGGGGGCACTGTGCTATCTGATGTTGCTCCCAG GCCTTCTGGAAGCCAAATCCTTACTGAGTGCCATCAAGCAGGAAG AGATGGTCCCAGTCAGCGATGTTAGTATCGATTCAGAGAAAGCAAACAGCTTCCTGACTCACTCCAGACCGAAGCGTAACCTGGACCCCAGATGGTACAGAGCAAACCCAGACTTCCAGGCTTACTACAGATACTACAGTAGCATCGGCCACACTGAGGGG CTCTATGAGATCGACAAGCTGAGGATGCTCTACCAGCAAATGAGGTACCTGGAGCAAACCTATGGCCCCAATGCCTCCTATTTCCAGAGCAAACTAGGAGTGCCAATGATCATGTGCGACCCAGCTACAGACAAGAAGTGCAAAgttgctcctcctcctcctcctcctccaccacctccaccgcCAATGAAAGGGGTTCCAAAGCCCCCAGAGCCCCAAGTaacccctcctcctcttcctgctgctccGTCCATATCCCAGGCTGACGTTCTTTACCTATGCAACAAGAAGGACCCCCTCTGCAAACCCCACATTGTCTACATGCCCACTGGCGCTGTACCTGTGCTCTGTGACCCCCGCTACCACCCTCACTGCACTCCTCAGAAGGCCACGCCAGCACCTATAGCAGTGCCccaacctcctccacctccaccaaaGAAGTCTGCTCTGCCCCCACCTCCACCCGTCCTTGTGAAGAAGTCTCCCCCAGCTCCCATCCGCATCTTCAAGGGCATGGAGTATGACTGTGACCCCTACTGGGACCCCGACTGCCTCATTGACCACCCTCCCAGGCCCGTCAAGGGAAAGATTGTGgtcccaccaccaccacctcctcctccagtggaggaggaagaggatccTGTGGAGGAGCCTGCACCTCCTGCACCCATTGAGAAAAAAGTATCCCTGTACCCCTACCCTTACCACTACCTGATGCCCTATGACCCCAGAGATGATCTGTATGACCCAGTGCGTTTCCAGTACCCTCAGCCTGGTGTTGATGCTGCTGATGAGCCTGCAAAGGAGAGTCAGTAA